A single Pristis pectinata isolate sPriPec2 chromosome 6, sPriPec2.1.pri, whole genome shotgun sequence DNA region contains:
- the amotl2a gene encoding angiomotin-like 2a, translated as MRTAEDSSGTVLHRLIQEQLRYGNLTDNRTLLAIQQQAMRGGTGSPRSSLESLTQEECQIVQHSTRQEPQGQEHQGDLSHSENLLHHLHQLQLNGEALPSYEEAKAQSQLLAGHRQQQTTYPATETHPTSAQGRAHQDLHSDALKELKHGHVRSLSERLMQLSLERNGAKAPTTMSSSHSFPQLSKHHKQPVGTGYQGHCQTVEHRGPPPEYPFHAKLTAPVLPRSQQQGHLYNEASTPCSDGQHMGTNRHGYCTQGQSPRVTQAEVLHPAQQQRHSLLASPQMEAVAVIGAPCDSTHIVPVDHVALINRAQQMVEMLLKENENLKKELDGHTEKSVKIQKLEKEIQRISEAYDNLMKASSKRETLEKTMRNKMEGEIRRLHDFNRDLREKLGSANKLLTSRECEVSEDGQSILSKLIAQNREQQKEKEQLRRELNLSCNRNEDQHRRMQLLDHALNSTQSKVVRLEDELRKKRAYVERVEKLQHALTQLQAACEKREQLELRLRNRLEQELKSLRTQQRQATAQGPGAPEYSAPALMELLREKEERILALEADMTKWEQKYLEESTMRQFAMDAAATAATQRDTTIINHSPHHSPNSSFNEGSLEKRVYYENGEVIVTNHRHQEMENRIKALHAQILEKDAIIKVLQQRSRRDQVKPEQLALRPARSVPSIALSMGMSLTSDRGLDKASRGSSGAINKSCTEDQTVISDPHPTTSHTKHGSRDGSTQTEKVQSAQGSLQDNETSVNSRAAKPVATPLDLLQLPNQVSPSTVRNPDSSDNEMVEILI; from the exons ATGCGGACTGCAGAAGACTCGTCAGGTACGGTCCTCCACCGGCTAATCCAGGAGCAGCTGCGCTATGGCAACCTGACGGACAACCGGACACTGCTGGCCATCCAGCAGCAGGCGATGAGGGGTGGGACGGGCAGCCCCCGCTCCTCGCTGGAGAGCCTCACACAAGAGGAGTGTCAGATCGTGCAGCATTCCACGCGGCAGGAGCCACAGGGCCAGGAGCACCAGGGAGACCTCTCGCACTCGGAGAACCTCCTGCATCATCTGCATCAGCTCCAGCTGAACGGGGAGGCGCTGCCATCCTATGAGGAGGCCAAAGCCCAGTCCCAGCTTCTGGCTggacacaggcagcagcagaCCACCTACCCAGCCACCGAAACCCACCCGACCTCAGCCCAAGGCAGAGCCCACCAGGACCTTCACAGTGACGCCCTCAAGGAGCTGAAACACGGGCACGTGCGCTCCCTCAGCGAGAGGCTGATGCAGCTTTCTCTGGAGAGGAATGGAGCCAAAGCCCCAACCACCATGAGCTCTTCGCACAGTTTCCCCCAGCTCTCGAAACACCACAAGCAGCCAGTGGGGACAGGGTACCAGGGGCACTGCCAGACTGTGGAGCACCGCGGGCCTCCTCCAGAATACCCCTTCCACGCGAAGCTGACCGCTCCTGTACTTCCTCGTTCCCAGCAACAAGGACACCTCTACAATGAGGCCTCCACTCCGTGCTCTGACGGACAGCACATGGGCACCAATAGGCATGGCTACTGCACCCAAGGACAATCTCCCAG GGTTACTCAGGCTGAAGTATTACATCCTGCCCAGCAGCAGAGACATAGCCTCCTGGCTTCCCCACAAATGGAGGCTGTGGCAGTTATTGGGGCTCCATGTGACAGCACCCACATTGTACCTGTGGACCACGTGGCATTGATAAACCGTGCCCAGCAAATGGTGGAGATGTTGCTGAAGGAAAATGAAAACCTAAAGAAAGAGCTGGATGGGCACACTGAAAAATCAGTCAAAATCCAGAAG TTGGAGAAAGAGATCCAGAGGATTTCAGAAGCCTACGACAACCTCATGAAGGCATCGTCCAAACGTGAGACACTGGAAAAAACAATGAGGAACAAAATGGAGGGAGAAATTCGGCGGCTTCATGACTTCAACCGCGACCTGAGAG AGAAGCTGGGCTCTGCCAATAAACTGCTGACCAGCAGGGAGTGCGAGGTCTCAGAAGATGGACAAAGCATTCTCAGCAAGTTGATCGCTCAAA ACAGGGAAcagcagaaggagaaggagcagCTTCGGAGGGAGTTAAACCTCTCATGCAACAGGAATGAAGATCAGCACAGGCGAATGCAGCTCCTTGACCACGCGCTCAACAGCACACAGTCCAAAGTAGTGCGGCTCGAGGATGAG TTGCGGAAGAAGCGAGCCTacgtggagagggtggagaagttGCAACATGCTCTAACCCAGCTGCAGGCTGCATGTGAGAAACGCGAGCAGCTGGAGCTGCGGCTGAGGAACCGCCTGGAACAGGAACTGAAGAGTCTGCGGACGCAGCAG CGCCAAGCAACAGCTCAGGGTCCCGGAGCTCCAGAGTACAGTGCCCCGGCATTGATGGAGCTGCTCCGTGAGAAGGAAGAGAGGATCCTGGCTCTGGAAGCTGACATGACGAAATGGGAACAGAAGTACCTGGAGGAGAGCACCATGCGGCAGTTTGCAATGGATGCTGCTGCCACAGCAGCTACCCAGAG GGACACCACAATCATCAACCACTCACCTCACCATTCACCCAACAGCAGCTTCAATGAGGGCTCTCTGGAGAAGCGTGTTTACTATGAGAACGGGGAGGTTATTGTGACCAATCATCGGCACCAAGAGATGGAAAACAG GATTAAGGCCCTACATGCACAGATCCTGGAGAAGGATGCCATCATCAAGGTCCTCCAACAGCGCTCCAGAAGAGACCAGGTGAAGCCGGAGCAGCTGGCACTGCGACCGGCTCGGTCAGTGCCCTCCATTGCCCTGTCCATGGGGATGTCTCTGACCAGTGACAGGGGCCTTGACAAGGCGTCCCGGGGCAGCTCAG GTGCTATAAACAAGAGCTGCACCGAGGATCAGACTGTGATTTCAGACCCCCATCCTACAACGTCCCATACTAAACACGGGAGCAGAGATGGCAGCACAcagactgagaaagtgcagtcagCCCAGGGGAGCTTGCAGGACAACGAGACCTCAGTCAACTCACGTGCCGCCAAACCAGTGGCCACTCCATTAG ATCTgctgcagctaccaaaccaggtgAGCCCCAGCACTGTAAGAAACCCAGATTCATCGGACAATGAGATGGTGGAAATCCTCATCTGA